The proteins below are encoded in one region of Veillonellales bacterium:
- a CDS encoding sugar transferase, with translation MNLKRVFDFVSSVCLLAAFSPVMLVAALLIKLNMGSPIFFKQIRAGLYGSHFYIYKFRTMIDAKDEYGEFLPDAVRVTRLGRFLRNFSLDELPQLYNVSRGDMSLVGPRPLLLKYLPYYSARESLRHTVRPGITGLAQISGRNLLSWDEKLELDAKYVENWSLWLDLKILFLTFLRVVNRSGVVSVQDSMMLALDKERELKIN, from the coding sequence ATGAATTTGAAAAGAGTATTTGATTTTGTTAGTTCGGTGTGTTTACTTGCGGCTTTTTCGCCCGTTATGCTGGTTGCTGCATTATTAATCAAGCTGAATATGGGATCGCCTATTTTCTTTAAGCAGATAAGAGCGGGATTATATGGCAGCCACTTTTATATTTATAAATTTCGCACGATGATAGATGCTAAGGATGAATATGGGGAATTTTTACCGGATGCAGTTAGGGTGACTAGGCTGGGAAGGTTCTTACGTAATTTTAGTTTGGATGAATTGCCACAATTATATAATGTAAGTAGAGGCGATATGAGTTTAGTAGGACCGAGACCGCTCCTCCTAAAATATCTGCCTTATTATAGCGCGAGGGAATCATTGCGGCATACTGTACGACCGGGTATAACGGGCTTAGCACAGATATCTGGCCGGAATTTATTATCCTGGGATGAAAAGTTGGAGCTTGATGCAAAATATGTTGAAAATTGGTCACTATGGTTAGATTTAAAGATCCTTTTTCTTACATTCTTGCGTGTGGTTAACCGAAGTGGGGTAGTTAGCGTGCAGGATAGTATGATGCTGGCCTTAGACAAGGAACGAGAATTAAAGATAAATTGA